One Coccinella septempunctata chromosome 1, icCocSept1.1, whole genome shotgun sequence DNA window includes the following coding sequences:
- the LOC123319963 gene encoding prolactin-releasing peptide receptor-like has translation MGGDGVPVNNNRTEMNVTSYNYDLIDNNLVQVVFLLVYTSIFVLGIFGNVLVCYVVIKNKAMQTVTNLFITNLALSDILLCIFAVPFTPIYTFLGKWIFGSLICHLLTFVQSISVYISTLTLTSIAIDRYLVIIYPFHPRMKLTTCIIIIVTIWIFAILVTLPYGYYTKHVVGNATKGGTKYYCEESWPNEGIRKIFGGITSTMQFAIPFLVMAYCYICVSVKLNDRAKSKPGSKTSKKEEADRERKRRTNRMLIAMVAIFLISWMPLNTVNVIFDFYTEIDEWEYSLFIFFLVHAIAMSSTCYNPFLYAWLNENFRKEFKLVLPCFDKTATRMGPRITNCKSDRTCEANIDTQRTLISSRKCSTVSLNDRKINSPPIKVDSVEVENVLITIPSAIYDPLDDTVRLRLITEEDASYEPDEREVNKK, from the coding sequence ATGGGAGGTGATGGTGTACCAGTCAACAATAATAGGACAGAAATGAATGTCACAAGCTACAATTACGATCTTATAGACAACAATTTGGTGCAAGTTGTATTTTTGTTGGTATACACGTCAATTTTCGTTCTTGGAATATTCGGTAACGTTCTGGTCTGTTACGTTGTGATAAAAAACAAGGCCATGCAAACTGTCACGAATTTATTCATAACGAATTTAGCGCTGTCGGACATTCTGCTGTGCATATTCGCAGTGCCCTTCACTCCGATCTACACGTTCCTCGGCAAATGGATATTCGGCAGCCTCATTTGTCACCTGCTGACATTCGTTCAAAGTATAAGTGTGTATATTTCAACATTGACTCTCACTTCGATTGCGATAGATAGGTATCTCGTTATCATATATCCATTTCATCCACGAATGAAACTGACTACATGTATCATCATCATAGTCACCATTTGGATATTCGCCATTCTTGTTACGTTGCCGTACGGCTACTACACCAAACATGTGGTTGGTAATGCAACGAAAGGAGGAACCAAATACTACTGTGAGGAAAGCTGGCCTAACGAAGGCATCAGGAAAATATTTGGCGGCATCACATCCACAATGCAGTTCGCCATTCCGTTCTTGGTCATGGCATATTGTTACATTTGCGTTTCTGTCAAACTCAACGATCGTGCCAAAAGCAAACCGGGATCGAAAACATCGAAAAAAGAGGAGGCCGATAGGGAGAGAAAGAGGAGGACGAACAGGATGTTGATAGCTATGGTCGCAATATTCCTAATCTCCTGGATGCCGCTGAACACCGTTAATGTTATCTTCGATTTTTACACCGAAATAGACGAATGGGAGTACAGTTTATTCATCTTTTTCCTGGTTCACGCCATCGCTATGTCCTCAACGTGCTATAATCCATTTTTGTACGCGTGGTTGAACGAAAATTTCCGCAAAGAATTCAAGCTCGTACTGCCATGTTTCGATAAGACTGCGACTAGGATGGGTCCTAGAATAACCAATTGCAAATCAGATCGCACCTGCGAAGCGAATATCGATACGCAGAGAACTTTAATTTCTTCCAGGAAATGTTCTACCGTATCGTTAAATGATAGGAAGATAAATTCGCCGCCCATTAAAGTTGACAGTGTAGAGGTTGAAAACGTTTTGATAACCATACCAAGCGCTATTTACGACCCTTTAGATGACACTGTGAGGTTGAGGCTCATCACGGAGGAGGATGCTTCCTACGAACCTGATGAACGCGAAGTCAATAAAAAATAA
- the LOC123319790 gene encoding 60S ribosomal protein L3 gives MSHRKFSAPRHGSMGFYPKKRSRRHRGKVKAFPKDDPSKPVHLTAFMGYKSGMTHVVREADRPGSKINKKEIVEAVTILETPPMMVVGVVGYIETPHGLRALATVWAEHLSEDCRRRFYKNWYKSKKKAFTKASKKWSDDLGKKSIERDLKKIVKYCKVVRIIAHTQMKLLKQRQKKADIMEIQLNGGTVADKVEWARKHFEKPIPVSEVFAQDEMIDCIGVTKGKGFKGVTSRWHTKKLPRKTHKGLRKVACIGAWHPSRVSFTVARAGQKGYHHRTEINKKIYRIGAGIHTKDGKVIKNNASTQYDLTEKTITPMGGFPHYGEVNNDFIMIKGCCMGTKKRVITLRKSLLVHTKRVALEKINLKFIDTSSKFGHGRFQTAADKAAFMGPLKKDRIREEEKAAAAAAKS, from the exons ATG TCTCACCGTAAATTCAGTGCACCCCGTCATGGGTCTATGGGATTCTATCCCAAAAAGAGGTCTAGGAGACATCGTGGTAAAGTAAAGGCCTTCCCAAAGGATGACCCCTCTAAGCCCGTACATTTGACTGCTTTTATGGGTTACAAATCTGGTATGACCCATGTTGTACGTGAAGCCGATCGTCCTGGATCAA aGATCAACAAGAAGGAAATTGTTGAGGCTGTGACGATCTTGGAAACTCCACCTATGATGGTGGTAGGTGTTGTAGGGTATATTGAAACTCCACATGGTCTCAGGGCTCTCGCGACAGTCTGGGCCGAGCATTTGTCTGAAGATTGCCGTAGGCGTTTCTATAAGAATTG GTACAAGAGCAAGAAGAAGGCTTTCACCAAGGCTTCAAAGAAATGGTCCGATGATTTAGGAAAAAAATCCATTGAAAGggacttgaaaaaaattgtcaagTATTGCAAAGTGGTTAGAATCATTGCCCATACTCAG ATGAAGTTACTGAAACAAAGACAAAAGAAAGCAGATATCATGGAAATTCAATTGAATGGTGGTACTGTTGCTGATAAGGTTGAATGGGCGagaaaacatttcgaaaaaccTATTCCCGTTTCCGAAGTTTTTGCCCAGGATgaaatgatcgattgtattggTGTCACCAAGGGTAAAGGATTCAAAG GTGTAACTTCAAGATGGCACACAAAGAAATTGCCTCGTAAGACGCACAAAGGTCTTCGTAAGGTTGCCTGTATTGGAGCTTGGCATCCTTCCAGAGTTTCCTTCACTGTAGCCCGTGCTGGTCAAAAGGGTTATCACCACCGTACTGAAATCAACAAAAAGATTTACAGAATTGGTGCCGGTATCCACACCAAGGATGGCAAG GTCATCAAGAACAATGCCTCCACCCAGTATGATTTGACAGAAAAAACCATCACTCCAATGGGAGGATTCCCCCATTATGGTGAAGTGAACAATGATTTCATCATGATTAAGGGTTGTTGTATGGGAACCAAGAAGAGGGTTATCACTTTGAGAAAG tcgCTCTTGGTGCACACCAAACGTGTGGCTTTGGAGAAGATCAATTTGAAATTCATCGACACCTCTTCCAAATTTGGTCATGGTAGGTTCCAGACAGCTGCTGATAAGGCTGCTTTCATGGGTCCTCTCAAAAAGGATAGGATTAGGGAAGAAGAAAAAGCTGCAGCTGCCGCCGCCAAGTCTTAG
- the LOC123314015 gene encoding pre-mRNA-processing ATP-dependent RNA helicase PRP5-like gives MDENIIAHDIDDTRTKDVLIEENVSFQSMFLPQKCLAGLNKCGFQTPSPIQLKALPLGRCGFDLIVKSKSGTGKTMVFSLVALESIDLSLSSPQVLVLAPTREIAVQIAKTIKALGYWFAGLKVSTFIGGFPEKDDIGKAHNCQIAVGAPGRIKSLIEKNILDVNSVKLFVLDEADKLMETSFLKDVNDIYKSLPQKKQIITTSATYPNNLENFLSKYMQAPTCVSSENETQLLLGLKQFIKEVQPSTTSAQEIRLKNEEVHKLLSSISFTQCIIFSNFQTRAENICISLKRYGWESMFISGAQTQQKRLETMEKLKNFKCRILISTDLTARGIDASNIDLVINFDVPLDVSTYLHRMGRAGRFGSRGICISLVSGAKDLFQIRKYLGNIGGPNFTISKLGNIENGGNDLWLEDESKFERISGIVGRNEEAIDAIKDEVLSFKICSGDLGKTTDSQSENTTNNHDDLNRKLTENVSTTSKSSDENESSLIAYTEDVGYTVQSVTERIGEKNAPVKETDSLLQSLAEGKFNFETIPTTSMTLAKKEDSAEKNVDNISLKALAEGTFDFSNVPSPSNIFSGKFNETVNSDSSIKQSLDVFMKLEKDQFLAKIEKKEPPEEDNIKALLYLAQGYEDYEKFAKTRKSSELDPENNAKMPKNEVYIKNKGIYEVARILHKDIEANPEMEKNLKNYLNMLEEETKGTRSTVVQNEVKPIQSDVPHNSLTEKRSEINTGNIFDCAYLQTIEKEKNNWKNFVDYDGLQPINQMNTENIEENDSSNFSEKEDEEDSEQDQPLYDENGYENIPNRMVWVPVEEGASQRNNQINQVNLLDGASNENNSISMQVDEPNSSEQNKRSVPVIQLGDPNSAELYHEHFSDLFHQCSSELWKKGLTFTSAEEFDQWYTRHWLKRLDDVREYVQRNVMVSEMSLYQGRRKNT, from the exons ATGGATGAAAATATTATCGCCCACGATATTGACGACACTCGAACAAAGGATGTTTTGATAGAAGAAAATGTTAGTTTCCAATCAATGTTTCTACCACAAAAATGTCTAGCTGGCTTAAACAAATGTGGGTTTCAAACACCATCTCCAATTCAGCTGAAAGCTTTACCATTGGGAAGATGCGGCTTTG ATTTAATTGTCAAGTCTAAATCTGGTACTGGAAAAACTATGGTATTTTCTTTGGTAGCTTTGGAATCTATAGATCTCTCCTTATCCAGTCCCCAAGTATTGGTTTTAGCTCCAACACGAGAAATAGCTGTTCAAATAGCAAAAACAATCAAGGCTCTAGGGTATTGGTTTGCAG GGCTGAAGGTGAGTACCTTTATTGGTGGGTTTCCAGAGAAGGATGATATAGGTAAAGCTCACAACTGCCAAATAGCTGTTGGAGCCCCAGGGCGTATAAAATCTttgatagaaaaaaatattttggatgtTAATTCTGTGAAACTATTTGTGTTAGATGAAGCTGATAAATTGATGGAAACATCTTTTCTGAAAGATGTAAATGATATATACAAGAGTCTCCCACAGAAAAAACAGATAATCACTACAAGTGCTACATATCCAAATAATTTAGAAAACTTTCTGAGTAAATATATGCAGGCTCCAACATGTGTGAGTTCTGAGAATGAAACACAGTTATTACTAGGTCTCAAACAATTCATAAAGGAAGTGCAGCCATCTACAACTTCAGCTCAGGAAATCAGGTTAAAAAATGAAGAAGTACACAAACTCTTATCAAGTATATCATTCACCCAATGcattatattttcaaattttcaaactcGTGCAGAAAATATATGcatatctttgaaacgttatGGTTGGGAATCAATGTTCATTTCTGGTGCTCAGACTCAACAGAAAAGACTGGaaacaatggaaaaattgaaaaatttcaaatgtagGATATTGATATCCACAGATCTAACAGCTCGAGGTATTGATGCTTCAAATATAGATTTAGTAATAAACTTTGATGTACCTTTAGATGTTTCAACATATTTACATAGGATGGGGAGAGCAGGAAGATTTGGCTCTCGCGGAATTTGTATTTCTTTGGTCTCAGGAGCAAAAGACTTGTTTCAAATAAGAAAATATTTAGGTAATATTGGAGGTCCAAATTTTACTATATCGAAATTGGGCAATATCGAAAATGGAGGAAATGATCTGTGGTTAGAAGATGAATCGAAATTCGAAAGAATCTCAGGAATAGTTGGTAGAAATGAAGAAGCAATTGATGCTATAAAAGATGAAGTTCTTTCCTTCAAAATTTGTTCAGGTGATTTAGGAAAAACAACTGATTCTCAGTCGGAAAATACcacaaataatcatgatgatTTAAACAGAAAGTTGACTGAGAATGTTTCAACTACTTCAAAATCGTCTGATGAAAATGAGAGTTCACTTATTGCTTACACTGAAGATGTTGGATATACTGTTCAGTCTGTGACAGAAAGAATAGGTGAAAAAAATGCTCCAGTGAAGGAAACTGATTCTCTTCTGCAATCTCTAGCAgaaggaaaattcaattttgaaactATTCCTACTACATCCATGACTTTGGCTAAAAAAGAAGATTCagctgaaaaaaatgtagataaTATTTCCTTGAAAGCTTTAGCTGAAGGTACTTTTGATTTCAGTAATGTCCCTAGTCCATCGAATATATTTTCCGGAAAATTCAATGAGACTGTCAATAGTGATTCCTCAATAAAACAATCATTAGATGTTTTTATGAAATTAGAAAAGGATCAGTTTTTGGCTAAAATAGAAAAGAAGGAACCTCCAgaagaagacaatataaaaGCTCTTCTATATTTAGCTCAAGGTTATGAGGACTATGAGAAGTTTGCCAAGACTAGAAAATCTAGTGAATTAGATCCAGAAAACAATGCAAAAATGCCTAAAAATGAAGtgtacataaaaaataaaggaATATACGAGGTTGCAAGAATTTTGCATAAAGACATTGAAGCCAATCcagaaatggagaaaaatctgaaaaactaTTTAAATATGTTGGAGGAGGAAACTAAAGGAACTAGGAGTACAGTTGTCCAAAATGAGGTTAAACCTATTCAATCTGATGTACCACATAACTCGTTAACAGAAAAGAGATCCGAGATCAATACAGGTAATATTTTCGATTGCGCTTATTTACAaacaattgaaaaagaaaaaaataactgGAAGAATTTTGTGGATTATGATGGTTTGCAACCAATCAATCAGATGAAtactgaaaatattgaagaaaatgattCCTCCAATTTTTCGGAGAAAGAAGATGAAGAAGATTCTGAACAAGATCAGCCTTTATATGATGAAAATGGTTATGAAAATATTCCTAACCGTATGGTGTGGGTTCCCGTTGAAGAAGGTGCTTCTCAAAGAAACAATCAAATTAACCAGGTCAATTTATTAGATGGAGCCAGTAacgaaaataattcaatatcaaTGCAAGTCGATGAACCTAATTCAAGTGAACAGAATAAACGTTCAGTTCCAGTTATACAACTTGGGGATCCTAATTCAGCGGAGCTGTACCATGAACATTTCTCAGATTTGTTCCATCAATGTAGCTCTGAGTTATGGAAGAAAGGGTTAACATTCACTTCAGCTGAAGAATTTGATCAGTGGTATACTCGGCATTGGCTAAAAAGACTTGATGATGTTAGAGAATATGTCCAACGAAATGTTATGGTGAGTGAAATGAGTTTGTATCAGGGCCGTAGAAAAAATACTTAA